The Rufibacter sp. DG15C region AGACTCCAGAGCCTCTTGAAGCTGGCCGTACTCAAACGTGAAGCCAGTCTGTAGCACTTTGTTGGCACTCACTCTGGAGCCACCTAACACAATTTCACTCATTTCGCCCAACATCAACTTTAACCCGAAGGCTGGTACGTTAGGGAAAACCAAAGGCTTGTGCATCACTGAGGCCAAAGCTTTGGTGACTTCTTCATTGGTACTAGGATGAGGAGATACGGCATTGTACACTCCTTGCATGCTAGTGTCTTCAATGGCTTTGATAAACAAACGGCACATGTCATCAATGTGAATCCAGGACATGTACTGCTTGCCAGAACCAAGCGGTGCACCGGCTAGCATGCGTATGGGTTTGGCAATCTGGGGCAGCGCCCCGCCTTTGTTGCTCAACACAATCCCAATCCTGAAGATAACCGTCCTGATCCCCAAGCTGTGCACCTGCCAAGCAGAATGCTCCCATTGCTTGCAGACTTCGGCTAAAAAGTCAGAGCCGTAAGCGCTTTCTTCCAGCATCAGCTTGTCTCCAGAGTTGCCGTAAATGCCCACCGCCGATGAGGAGATGAACCCCTTCACGTGGTGCTGCACCTTTCCTAAGTAGTCACAGAGCACATGCGTGCTTTGCGTACGGCTGTGCAGGATTTCTTTTTTGCGGGACCCAGACCATTTCTCCTCAGAGACGCTGGCGCCTGCCAAGTTGATGACGTAGTCTGCATACTTCAAGGCGTTCTCATCCAAACAGCCTTTTTTAAGATCCCACTTAAAGGTCTTGTAGTGCGCGTATTTGTCTGGGTTGCGGCTGAGGTGGGCTACTTCATACCCACTGTCAATCAGCATCTCTGACAAACGTGTCCCTAACAAACCAGTGCCTCCGGCAATCAGTATTTTCTTTCCTGACATGTTGCTTTCTATACGATCTGCGTTCACAGCCATCTTTCCCTTCTGAAAAATCAGTTAAGAATAGATGTGCCTGCTCCTTTTAAAGAGGCAGTGCACTGGAAAACGCAGCGAACGTCTGAAAAATTCATCTTCTGGAAGATTTGCATCAGCTTTTGTTATGGCGTATGGCCTGCATGAATTCCAAGCGGTACGCTTCCTGTTCAAATAGCCCCGAATACTCAGAGGTAATGGTGCTGCTGCTCACATCGTTTACGCCGCGGCTCATTACGCAGAGGTGGTCTGCTTCTATTAAAACGGCCACGTTCTCAGTCTTCAACACATCTCGTAATTCCTGCGCAATCTGGCGCGTCAAACGCTCCTGCACCTGCGGTCTTCGCCCGAAGTACTGCACAATGCGGTTCAATTTAGACAAGCCAATCACATGCTCATTAGGGATATAGGCCACATGGGCTTTGCCGATGATGGGCACAAAGTGGTGTTCACAGCTGGAGTACAAGGTAATGTCACGCTCTACCAGCATCTGGCGGTAACCGTAGCGGTTCTCAAACAGACGGGCGGCCGGCCTGTTCTCTGGCTTTAGGCCGTCAAAGATCTCTTTCACGTACATCTTGGCCACGCGGCGTGGTGTGCCTTTCAGGCTATCGTCTTCCAGGTCCAGGCCCAGAAGCTGCATGATCTCTTTAAAGTGGTATTCTATGCCCTCAATCTTCTGCTCATCCGTCAGGGCAAAGGCATCTGGGCGGAGCGGCGTATCCAAAGAACCAGTCATATGGTCTTCTTCAGGATCCTGATCATTGTCCTCCCGTCTATCCATGGTATTCAACAAAGTTTCTTTCGGTTTCAAATAGTGTGACGGACAAAGCCAGGTTTTCTGAGAGGTGGGGGCGCAGGCGTTGCCAGATGACCATGGCAATGTTTTCGGCGGTGGGGTTCAGATGTTTGAACTCGTCTGTGTCCAGGTTTAAGTTTCGGTGGTCAAATTTATCTAAAATTTCTGCTTTAATCAGCAGACTCAGTTTTTTCATGTCATAGACATAGCCTGTGTCTGGGTCTACGGGGCCCGTCAGTCGCACCACCAGCTCATAATTGTGCCCATGGTAATTAGGGTTGTTGCAGAGCCCGAACACCCGGGTATTCTGCTCATCTGTCCAGGCAGGATTATGCAGGCGGTGGGCGGCGTTGAAGTTCTCTTTTCTACAGACGGTTACGTTCATAGTGCATCAAACAGGCAAATGGGCCAATAGGTTTTTAGTGGCGCTTGGCTCAAAGGTAAAATTTTATACGGCTCTGTGCCTATTCTGATTTTTTGCCTAATTTCAGGATTGAATACCTCACTACAATAAGATGAAAGGCAAACGTACGCACATGAAGGCAGTAGCGCTGTTGTTCATGCTTTTAGGCATGGCAACGATGGGTTGGGCACAGCAGCGCTCAACGGTAGACGAAAAGGAAGTGGACATCAATGGCATCGTCCGGAAGGGGCAGCGCATCATGATCCAGCTGGACAGCAAAGTGGTGGAGAAGGCCTGGGCCTCTTATCTAAAGGAGAAGTCCGGCGGCACCGTGAAAGGTCCATCTATTTTACCTACCGCCAAAGCACAAGCGGGTAAAGGCGTGTACACCGTGGAGAAAGCCCAGATAGACACCATTACCACCAACCCCATGCGCATCATGTCTAAGGTAGAGGGCTCTGACCAAGGGACTATGGTCTGGTGGTCTCTGGACTTAGGCAACGCGTACCTGAGCAAAAAGGAAACCACCAAAGAGTGGGCCCGCTCTGAGGCCATGTTGCAGCAGTTCGCGCGCCAAGTATACAAGCAAGACGTGCAGCAACAGATTTCTGATGCCGAGAAAGTATTGGTAAACTCTCAGAATGAGGCCGACCGCGTAGCGCGCCAGGCGGATGAAATCAAATACAAAATCACCAAGAACCAAGCCCGCAAACAAGAACTGGAAGCCGAACTGGCCGCCAACGGCAACGAACTGACTCAGCTAAACCAAGACGTAGAAAACAACCTGAAGCAGCAAGAGGCCGCTAAGAAGGAAGTAGAGAACATGCGCCGCGCCGTGGAGATTGTAAAAGCCAAAATGGACAAGATTAACTAAGCAGTACACTGTGATTTGAAAACGGGAGGGCCCGATGTTTCTGCAACATCGGGCCCTCCCGTTTTCAGGCTGTTTTCCGGAAATCAGGCCAAAAACGATTTAGTGCTTCCACTGCCCGAACTTGCCCTGCTGGTAGTCCTGGTAGGCCTGTCTAATCTCAGCCTCGGAGTTCATTACAAACGGCCCCTGCGCCACCACCGGCTCATTAAATGGCGCCGCATGCCCGAACAACAGAATGCTTTCCTCAGAAGCTTTCACCTCCAATTCCTCTCCGTCATTGTTAAACTCCACCAGGTTCCGGTAAGGCACTTCCTGCCCGTTCACGGTGAGTGAGCCTTTGATGATGTAGAAGAAGATATTACGCTCTGCGGGCACAGATACTTTCAACTCTCCGCCGGGCTGGAAGTAAATGGTGCCCAAAAGAATATCCGTCACGGTGTCAAAGGCGCCTTTGTGCTCGCCCCACGTGCCCGAAACCAAGTTGATGGTCACTTTGTCATCCTCAGGAGAAAAGCTGGGGATGTCTTCCTTCTGCAGACCTTTGTACGCCGGCTCCATCATCTTGTGCCTGGCGGGCAGGTTCATCCACAACTGTAGAATCTCCAGCGGTCCGCCCTTCGCTTTGAAGTCTAAAGAAGACACTTCGGCATGGATTAAGCCACGGCCCGCGGTCATGTACTGCGCCCCACCGGCCGTAATCACGCTCTCGTGGCCGCCGCTGTCTTTGTGCATGATGTCGCCTTCCAGAATGAAGGTCATGGTCTCCATGCCCCTGTGCGGGTGCGGCCCAAACGGCAATCCGTTGTT contains the following coding sequences:
- a CDS encoding TIGR01777 family oxidoreductase translates to MSGKKILIAGGTGLLGTRLSEMLIDSGYEVAHLSRNPDKYAHYKTFKWDLKKGCLDENALKYADYVINLAGASVSEEKWSGSRKKEILHSRTQSTHVLCDYLGKVQHHVKGFISSSAVGIYGNSGDKLMLEESAYGSDFLAEVCKQWEHSAWQVHSLGIRTVIFRIGIVLSNKGGALPQIAKPIRMLAGAPLGSGKQYMSWIHIDDMCRLFIKAIEDTSMQGVYNAVSPHPSTNEEVTKALASVMHKPLVFPNVPAFGLKLMLGEMSEIVLGGSRVSANKVLQTGFTFEYGQLQEALESLYDKNS
- the folE gene encoding GTP cyclohydrolase I FolE; this translates as MDRREDNDQDPEEDHMTGSLDTPLRPDAFALTDEQKIEGIEYHFKEIMQLLGLDLEDDSLKGTPRRVAKMYVKEIFDGLKPENRPAARLFENRYGYRQMLVERDITLYSSCEHHFVPIIGKAHVAYIPNEHVIGLSKLNRIVQYFGRRPQVQERLTRQIAQELRDVLKTENVAVLIEADHLCVMSRGVNDVSSSTITSEYSGLFEQEAYRLEFMQAIRHNKS
- a CDS encoding 6-carboxytetrahydropterin synthase — encoded protein: MNVTVCRKENFNAAHRLHNPAWTDEQNTRVFGLCNNPNYHGHNYELVVRLTGPVDPDTGYVYDMKKLSLLIKAEILDKFDHRNLNLDTDEFKHLNPTAENIAMVIWQRLRPHLSENLALSVTLFETERNFVEYHG
- a CDS encoding pirin family protein → MRTIKKIHKAEYSPIADLITYSPLPSRGLQMIDPFLFLNHHGHQVYKPNNNGLPFGPHPHRGMETMTFILEGDIMHKDSGGHESVITAGGAQYMTAGRGLIHAEVSSLDFKAKGGPLEILQLWMNLPARHKMMEPAYKGLQKEDIPSFSPEDDKVTINLVSGTWGEHKGAFDTVTDILLGTIYFQPGGELKVSVPAERNIFFYIIKGSLTVNGQEVPYRNLVEFNNDGEELEVKASEESILLFGHAAPFNEPVVAQGPFVMNSEAEIRQAYQDYQQGKFGQWKH